Proteins co-encoded in one Arthrobacter globiformis genomic window:
- the map gene encoding type I methionyl aminopeptidase: protein MPSLASTAPTGTLTPGTISPQRPVPASIPRPEYVGKPGPAKFTGSEVKSPETIEKIRVASRIAAQAIVEVGKHIRAGITTDELDRIGHEFLLDHNAYPSTLGYRGFPKSLCSSLNEVICHGIPDSTVVQDGDILNIDITAFTGGVHGDTNYTFLVGDVDEESRLLVERTRESLNRAIKAVAPGRQINVIGRAIESYARRFGYGVVRDFTGHGVGEAFHTGLIIPHYDAAPAYNTVIEPGMVFTIEPMLTLGTIEWDMWADDWTVVTRDRKRTAQFEHTLLVTESGAEILTLP from the coding sequence ATGCCTTCCTTAGCCTCGACCGCACCCACCGGCACGCTTACCCCGGGAACCATCAGCCCGCAGCGGCCCGTACCCGCGTCGATCCCGCGGCCGGAGTATGTAGGCAAGCCAGGCCCGGCCAAATTCACCGGGTCAGAGGTCAAGTCACCGGAAACCATCGAGAAGATCCGGGTGGCCAGCAGGATCGCCGCGCAGGCCATCGTGGAGGTGGGCAAGCACATCCGGGCGGGCATCACCACCGACGAGCTGGACCGCATCGGCCACGAGTTCCTGCTGGACCACAACGCCTACCCGTCCACGCTGGGGTACCGCGGCTTCCCCAAGTCCCTCTGCTCGTCGCTTAATGAGGTCATCTGCCACGGCATCCCGGACAGTACGGTGGTGCAGGACGGCGACATCCTCAACATCGACATCACTGCCTTCACCGGCGGGGTGCACGGCGACACCAATTACACCTTCCTGGTGGGTGACGTTGACGAGGAGTCGCGGCTGCTGGTTGAGCGGACCAGGGAGTCCCTCAACCGAGCCATCAAGGCCGTCGCCCCCGGACGCCAGATCAACGTGATCGGCCGCGCCATCGAGTCTTACGCCAGGCGCTTCGGCTACGGCGTGGTCCGTGACTTCACCGGACACGGTGTGGGCGAGGCCTTCCACACCGGGCTGATCATCCCGCACTATGACGCCGCGCCGGCCTACAACACCGTTATTGAACCGGGCATGGTGTTCACCATCGAGCCCATGCTGACCCTCGGCACCATCGAGTGGGACATGTGGGCCGACGACTGGACCGTGGTCACCAGGGACCGCAAGCGCACTGCACAGTTCGAACACACGCTCCTCGTCACCGAATCGGGTGCCGAGATCCTCACCCTTCCCTGA
- the nrdR gene encoding transcriptional regulator NrdR → MYCPFCRNPDSRVVDSRMADDGSAIRRRRQCPECGRRFTTVETTSLSVIKRSGVGEPFSRSKVINGVRKACQGRPVSEDDLAMLAQEVEENIRASGAAEIDAHEVGLIILGPLQKLDKVAYLRFASVYQAFESLEDFESAIALLRHESDVEAKGAATPRADGKGSEAKNPEDKGSEAKNAADKNTAEKNTVEKNTAEKNTAKSTL, encoded by the coding sequence GTGTATTGTCCGTTTTGCCGCAACCCTGATTCACGTGTGGTGGACAGCCGGATGGCCGACGACGGCTCGGCCATCCGCCGCCGCCGGCAGTGCCCCGAGTGTGGCCGCCGCTTCACCACCGTGGAAACGACCAGCCTGTCCGTGATCAAGCGGTCCGGCGTGGGCGAGCCCTTCAGCCGCAGCAAGGTCATCAACGGCGTCCGCAAGGCCTGCCAGGGCCGGCCCGTCAGCGAGGACGACCTCGCGATGCTGGCGCAGGAAGTCGAGGAGAATATCCGGGCGTCCGGTGCGGCGGAAATCGATGCCCACGAGGTTGGCCTGATCATCCTCGGGCCCCTGCAGAAGCTGGACAAGGTGGCGTACCTCCGGTTCGCCAGCGTCTACCAGGCCTTTGAATCACTCGAAGATTTCGAATCCGCCATTGCGCTGCTCCGGCACGAGTCCGACGTCGAGGCCAAAGGGGCGGCGACCCCCAGGGCCGACGGCAAGGGCTCCGAAGCCAAGAACCCCGAAGACAAGGGCTCCGAGGCTAAGAACGCGGCAGACAAGAACACAGCAGAAAAGAACACCGTAGAAAAGAACACCGCAGAAAAGAACACCGCGAAGAGCACGCTCTAA
- a CDS encoding SPOR domain-containing protein — protein sequence MPEYWYNVKTHMVEEDAMSDWTQLIGPYKTREEAEHALEKVKARNESWEKGEDD from the coding sequence ATGCCCGAGTACTGGTACAACGTCAAGACCCACATGGTGGAGGAAGACGCGATGTCGGACTGGACCCAGCTGATCGGTCCCTACAAGACCCGGGAAGAAGCGGAACACGCACTCGAGAAGGTCAAGGCGCGCAACGAATCCTGGGAAAAGGGCGAGGACGACTGA
- the dnaE gene encoding DNA polymerase III subunit alpha, which translates to MTSSNDSFVHLHTHTEYSMLDGAARLGELFDETERLGMPALATTDHGYLFGAFDFWKKATDKGIKPIIGVEAYVTPGTARGDKSRVRWGDESQRKDDVSGGGSYTHMTLLSYNNVGMRNLFRASSIASLDSVFGKWPRLDRELLNTYSEGLIATTGCPSGEVQTRLRLGQYREALEAAAEFRDIFGAENYFCELMDHGLDIERRVTGDLLRLAKELNLPLVATNDLHYTHEHDAKAHEALLAIQSGSTLLEPTYDNGGSRFAFSGSGYYLKSPQEMRELFRDHPEACDNTLLIAERCEVSFNTGANYMPRFPCPEGEDETSWLVKEVDKGLHYRYPQGIPDKVRKQADYELEVITSMGFPGYFLVVADFINWAKNNGIRVGPGRGSGAGSMVAYAMRITDLDPLHHGLIFERFLNPDRVSMPDFDVDFDDRRRPEVIDYVTRKYGDERVAMIVTYGTIKTKQALKDSSRVLGYPFSMGEQLTKALPPAVMAKDIPLADIQNKDAKRYSEAADFRQLISTDPEAAKVFETALGIEGLKRQWGVHAAGVIMSSDPIIDVIPIMRRFQDGQVITQFDYPTSEGLGLIKMDFLGLRNLTIISDALENIKMNRGIDLDLETLALDDAASYELLARGDTLGVFQLDGGPMRSLLKLMKPDNFEDISAVLALYRPGPMGANAHTDYALRKNKIQEVIPIHPELEEPLAEILGGTYGLIVYQEQVMAVAQKLAGYTLGQADILRRAMGKKKKSELDKQFAGFSQGMQDNGYSMEAVKTLWDILLPFSDYAFNKAHSAAYGVISYWTAYLKAHYAPEYMAALLTSVGDDKDKSAIYLNECRRMGITVLPPDVNESALNFTPVGEDIRFGMGAIRNVGVNVVEAMVAAREKEGAYSSFKDYLMKVPAVVCNKRTIESLIKAGAFDSLGHHRRALAMVHEEAIDSVITLKRNEAIGQFDLFAGFDEAESESSLSIEIPDLPEWEKKDKLAFERDMLGLYVSDHPLQGLEGVLSQHADQSITSIIAEDGPHDGAIVTIAGMITSLSRRIAKASGNAYARAEIEDLGGSMEVMFFGQVYGPIASVLAEDLIVVVKGRLQRRDDGAVTLNCMELSVPDLSQGTSGPLVITMPTHKATEAVVTELGDVLRNHRGNSEVRVNLQGDSRIEVMALPVHLRVNPNPSLFGDLKVLLGPACLDA; encoded by the coding sequence GTGACTTCCAGCAATGACTCGTTCGTACATCTCCACACCCACACCGAGTACTCGATGCTGGACGGCGCCGCCAGGCTCGGTGAGCTGTTCGACGAAACCGAGCGGCTGGGGATGCCCGCCCTGGCGACGACCGACCACGGCTACCTCTTCGGTGCCTTCGACTTCTGGAAGAAGGCCACAGACAAAGGCATCAAGCCCATCATCGGCGTCGAAGCGTATGTGACTCCCGGAACGGCGCGCGGGGACAAGAGCCGGGTCCGCTGGGGCGATGAGAGCCAGCGCAAGGACGACGTCTCCGGCGGCGGCTCCTACACCCACATGACCCTGCTGAGCTACAACAACGTGGGCATGCGTAACCTGTTCCGCGCCTCGTCGATCGCCTCCCTGGATTCGGTCTTCGGCAAGTGGCCACGGCTGGACCGCGAGCTGCTGAACACCTATTCCGAAGGTCTCATCGCCACTACGGGCTGCCCTTCCGGCGAGGTCCAGACCCGGCTGCGGCTCGGCCAGTACCGCGAAGCCCTGGAAGCCGCTGCGGAGTTCCGGGACATCTTCGGCGCGGAGAACTACTTCTGCGAACTCATGGACCACGGCCTGGACATTGAACGCCGTGTCACCGGTGACCTCCTGCGGCTGGCCAAGGAACTGAACCTCCCGCTCGTTGCCACCAACGACCTGCACTACACCCACGAGCATGACGCCAAGGCGCACGAGGCCCTGCTGGCCATCCAGTCCGGCTCGACGCTCCTCGAACCCACCTACGACAACGGCGGCTCCCGGTTCGCGTTCTCCGGCAGCGGCTACTACCTGAAGTCGCCGCAGGAAATGCGCGAGCTGTTCCGCGACCACCCCGAGGCGTGCGACAACACTCTCCTGATCGCCGAGCGGTGCGAGGTGTCCTTCAACACCGGTGCCAACTACATGCCCCGGTTCCCCTGCCCCGAGGGCGAGGACGAAACGTCCTGGCTGGTCAAGGAGGTCGACAAGGGACTCCATTACCGCTACCCCCAGGGCATACCGGACAAGGTTCGCAAGCAGGCCGACTACGAGCTGGAAGTCATCACCTCGATGGGCTTCCCGGGCTACTTCCTCGTGGTGGCCGACTTCATCAACTGGGCCAAGAACAACGGCATCCGGGTGGGGCCCGGACGTGGCTCGGGCGCAGGCTCCATGGTGGCCTACGCCATGCGCATCACCGACCTTGATCCGCTGCACCACGGCCTGATCTTCGAGCGCTTCCTGAACCCTGACCGCGTCTCCATGCCTGACTTCGACGTCGACTTCGATGACCGGCGCCGTCCCGAAGTCATCGACTATGTGACCCGGAAGTACGGCGACGAGCGCGTGGCCATGATCGTCACGTACGGGACCATCAAGACCAAGCAGGCGCTGAAGGACTCCTCCCGTGTCCTTGGCTATCCCTTCAGCATGGGTGAACAGCTGACCAAGGCACTGCCGCCTGCCGTGATGGCGAAGGATATTCCACTTGCCGACATTCAGAACAAGGATGCCAAGCGCTACAGCGAGGCAGCGGATTTCCGGCAACTGATCAGCACGGATCCCGAGGCCGCCAAGGTTTTCGAGACCGCACTGGGCATTGAGGGCCTGAAGCGGCAATGGGGCGTGCACGCGGCCGGCGTGATCATGTCCTCGGACCCCATCATCGACGTCATTCCGATCATGCGCCGCTTCCAGGACGGCCAGGTCATCACCCAGTTCGACTATCCGACGTCCGAAGGCCTCGGCCTGATCAAGATGGACTTCCTCGGGCTGCGGAACCTGACGATCATTTCCGACGCCCTGGAAAACATCAAGATGAACCGCGGCATCGACCTGGACCTCGAAACCCTCGCCCTGGATGACGCGGCGTCCTACGAGCTGCTGGCCCGCGGTGACACGCTGGGCGTTTTCCAGCTCGACGGCGGCCCCATGCGCTCCCTCCTGAAGCTCATGAAGCCCGATAACTTCGAGGACATCTCCGCCGTGCTGGCGCTGTACCGGCCGGGTCCCATGGGTGCCAACGCGCACACCGACTACGCCCTGCGCAAGAACAAGATCCAGGAGGTCATCCCGATCCACCCGGAGCTTGAGGAACCCCTCGCCGAGATCCTTGGCGGCACCTACGGCCTGATCGTGTACCAGGAGCAGGTTATGGCCGTGGCGCAGAAGCTTGCCGGCTATACCCTGGGCCAGGCCGACATTCTGCGCCGCGCCATGGGTAAGAAGAAGAAGTCCGAGCTGGACAAGCAGTTTGCCGGCTTCTCCCAGGGCATGCAGGACAACGGCTACTCCATGGAGGCGGTCAAGACCCTGTGGGATATCCTGCTGCCCTTCTCCGACTACGCCTTCAACAAGGCGCACTCGGCGGCGTACGGCGTGATTTCGTACTGGACGGCGTACCTGAAGGCGCACTACGCGCCGGAGTACATGGCCGCGCTGCTGACCTCGGTTGGCGACGACAAGGACAAGTCCGCGATCTACCTCAACGAATGCCGGCGCATGGGCATCACGGTGCTGCCGCCGGACGTCAACGAGTCGGCCCTGAACTTCACCCCGGTGGGGGAGGACATCCGCTTCGGCATGGGCGCCATCCGCAATGTCGGCGTCAACGTGGTCGAGGCCATGGTGGCCGCCCGCGAAAAAGAAGGTGCCTACAGTTCCTTCAAGGACTACCTCATGAAGGTGCCGGCAGTGGTGTGCAACAAGCGCACCATCGAATCGCTGATCAAGGCCGGAGCCTTTGACTCGCTGGGCCACCACCGCCGCGCGCTGGCCATGGTTCACGAAGAAGCCATCGACTCCGTCATCACCCTCAAGCGCAACGAGGCCATCGGCCAGTTCGATCTCTTTGCCGGCTTCGACGAGGCCGAGTCCGAGTCGTCGCTCAGCATCGAGATCCCCGACCTGCCGGAATGGGAGAAGAAGGACAAGCTCGCGTTCGAGCGGGACATGCTGGGCCTCTACGTCTCAGACCACCCGCTGCAGGGCCTGGAAGGCGTCCTGAGCCAGCACGCCGACCAGTCCATCACCTCGATCATCGCGGAGGACGGACCGCACGACGGCGCCATCGTTACGATCGCGGGCATGATCACCTCACTGAGCCGCCGGATCGCGAAGGCCAGCGGCAACGCCTATGCCCGGGCGGAGATCGAGGACCTCGGCGGTTCCATGGAGGTTATGTTCTTTGGCCAGGTCTACGGGCCGATCGCCTCGGTTCTCGCCGAGGACCTGATCGTGGTGGTCAAGGGCCGGCTGCAGCGGCGGGACGACGGTGCCGTGACCCTGAACTGCATGGAGCTCTCCGTCCCGGACCTCAGCCAGGGCACCAGCGGACCGCTGGTGATCACCATGCCCACGCACAAGGCCACCGAGGCCGTGGTCACGGAACTGGGGGACGTGCTGCGCAACCACCGGGGCAACTCCGAGGTCCGGGTGAACCTGCAGGGCGACAGCCGGATCGAGGTCATGGCGCTTCCCGTTCACCTGCGGGTGAATCCGAACCCGTCACTGTTCGGGGACCTGAAGGTGCTGCTGGGGCCGGCCTGCCTGGACGCCTAG
- a CDS encoding flavin reductase family protein: protein MFRRHAAGVAIITVNYDGVPYGFTATSVASLSAKPPRFTFNMARSSSSWPAVANTAYIGVHMLGLENQELADRFARTKERFAGDHWAHGPYDVPVLKDVSGWLIGKIQMRLSFENNAVVVVEVVEGQVGEDGSPLLYHSGTYGQPVPLDYEI from the coding sequence ATGTTCCGCCGGCACGCAGCGGGCGTGGCAATCATCACCGTGAACTACGACGGGGTCCCCTACGGCTTCACGGCAACCTCTGTTGCCTCGCTTTCCGCCAAACCGCCGCGCTTCACCTTCAACATGGCACGCAGTTCCAGCTCGTGGCCGGCGGTGGCCAACACAGCGTATATCGGCGTGCACATGCTGGGGCTCGAGAACCAGGAGCTGGCCGACCGGTTCGCCCGCACCAAGGAACGCTTCGCCGGCGACCACTGGGCCCACGGACCCTATGACGTGCCTGTGCTCAAGGACGTTTCCGGCTGGCTGATCGGCAAGATCCAGATGCGCCTGTCCTTCGAGAACAACGCCGTCGTGGTGGTCGAAGTGGTGGAGGGTCAGGTTGGCGAGGACGGCTCACCGCTGCTGTACCACTCCGGAACCTACGGACAGCCCGTTCCCCTCGACTACGAAATCTGA
- the ppgK gene encoding polyphosphate--glucose phosphotransferase, which yields MAKKDEKTRKHAPLIGIDIGGTGIKGGIVDLKKGKLIGDRFRLATPQPATPEAVVEVVAKVVEELSARPDAPEADSPIGVTFPGIIQHGVVHSAANVDKSWLNTDIDALLTARLGRPVEVINDADAAGLAEARYGAGAGIGGTVLVITLGTGIGSAFIFNGHLVPNAELGHLEIDGFDAESKASAVARERDGLSWEEYSVLLQRYFSHVEFLFSPELFIVGGGISKRADEYLPHMKLRTPIVPAELKNEAGIVGAALEIAVKHELAK from the coding sequence TTGGCCAAGAAGGACGAAAAGACCCGCAAGCACGCCCCGCTGATCGGCATCGACATTGGCGGAACCGGAATCAAGGGCGGCATCGTCGACCTGAAGAAGGGCAAACTGATCGGCGATCGCTTCCGCCTCGCAACCCCGCAGCCGGCCACGCCGGAAGCGGTGGTCGAGGTGGTTGCCAAGGTCGTTGAGGAGCTCTCGGCACGTCCCGACGCACCCGAGGCTGACAGCCCCATCGGCGTGACGTTCCCCGGCATCATCCAGCACGGCGTGGTCCACTCTGCCGCCAACGTGGACAAGAGCTGGCTCAACACGGACATTGATGCACTGCTCACGGCCCGCCTGGGCCGCCCCGTGGAGGTCATCAACGACGCCGACGCGGCCGGCCTGGCCGAAGCCCGGTACGGTGCGGGCGCCGGAATCGGCGGCACCGTCCTGGTCATCACCCTCGGCACCGGCATCGGGTCCGCGTTCATCTTCAACGGCCACCTGGTGCCCAACGCCGAACTCGGCCACCTGGAGATCGACGGCTTCGACGCCGAAAGCAAGGCCTCTGCGGTGGCCCGTGAACGGGACGGCCTCAGCTGGGAGGAGTACAGCGTCCTGCTGCAGCGTTACTTCTCCCACGTCGAATTCCTGTTCTCCCCCGAGCTCTTCATCGTCGGCGGCGGCATCTCCAAGCGCGCCGACGAGTACCTGCCGCACATGAAGTTGCGCACCCCGATCGTTCCCGCTGAGCTGAAGAACGAGGCCGGCATCGTGGGCGCTGCCCTGGAGATCGCCGTCAAGCACGAACTGGCCAAGTAG
- the hisD gene encoding histidinol dehydrogenase, whose product MTTSPDSPLRSNSQVRPNTPAVDFRTVDLRGRSLSLAELREAVPRARQQTVADAEQKVSDIITAVRQRGFAALAEFALAFDGVEQAHPRVPAEALQSALDGLDPAVRSALEESISRARRFADGQRPADVDISLGDGAVVSQKWVPVARVGLYVPGGLAVYPSSVIMNVVPALAAGVESIALASPPQKDFGGLPHPTILAAAALLGIDEVYAIGGAQAIAAFAYGVPGEPGTPALEPVDVVTGPGNIFVATAKRLVKGVVGIDSEAGTTEIAILADSTARPAFVAADLISQAEHDPKAASVLITDSVQLAAEVREELELQAATTKHSQRVREALSGPQSGVVLVDDLGQGIAACDAYAAEHLEIMTADAPAVAARIRNAGAIFVGDYSPVSLGDYCAGSNHVLPTSGTAAFSSGLNVTTFLRAIQVINYSAAALGQVSGHIVSLSGAEDLPAHGDAVTVRFQTGR is encoded by the coding sequence GTGACCACTTCTCCGGACAGCCCCCTGCGCTCGAATTCCCAGGTACGCCCGAACACCCCCGCCGTCGACTTCCGCACCGTTGACCTGCGCGGCCGCAGCCTCAGCCTGGCCGAACTCCGCGAGGCGGTGCCCCGGGCACGGCAGCAGACAGTCGCTGACGCCGAACAGAAGGTCAGCGACATCATCACGGCCGTCCGCCAGCGCGGCTTCGCCGCCCTTGCCGAGTTCGCCCTGGCGTTCGACGGCGTTGAGCAGGCGCATCCGCGCGTTCCGGCAGAGGCACTCCAGTCAGCTCTGGACGGCCTGGACCCTGCCGTTCGCTCGGCCCTGGAAGAGTCCATCAGCCGTGCGCGGCGGTTTGCGGACGGGCAGCGCCCGGCCGACGTCGACATCTCCCTGGGCGACGGCGCAGTGGTGAGCCAGAAGTGGGTACCCGTGGCGCGCGTGGGCCTGTACGTCCCGGGCGGACTGGCGGTCTACCCGTCCTCGGTGATCATGAACGTGGTTCCGGCGCTGGCGGCAGGGGTGGAGTCGATCGCACTCGCCTCGCCGCCGCAGAAGGACTTTGGCGGCCTCCCGCACCCCACCATCCTGGCCGCTGCGGCGCTGCTGGGAATTGACGAGGTGTATGCCATCGGCGGAGCCCAGGCCATCGCCGCCTTCGCCTACGGCGTGCCCGGCGAACCAGGGACTCCCGCCCTGGAACCTGTCGATGTCGTGACGGGGCCCGGCAACATCTTCGTGGCCACGGCCAAGCGCCTCGTCAAGGGCGTGGTGGGGATCGACTCCGAGGCGGGCACCACGGAGATTGCCATCCTCGCGGACTCCACGGCCCGCCCGGCATTCGTTGCCGCCGACCTGATCAGCCAGGCCGAACACGATCCGAAGGCCGCCTCCGTCCTGATCACGGATTCCGTCCAGCTCGCCGCGGAGGTCCGTGAGGAACTGGAACTGCAGGCTGCAACCACCAAGCACAGCCAGCGTGTCCGCGAGGCATTGTCCGGCCCGCAGTCCGGCGTCGTGCTCGTCGACGACCTCGGCCAGGGCATCGCGGCATGCGACGCCTACGCGGCCGAACACCTGGAGATCATGACGGCTGATGCCCCCGCTGTGGCGGCGCGGATCCGGAACGCGGGCGCCATTTTCGTCGGCGACTACAGCCCCGTAAGCCTCGGCGACTACTGCGCCGGTTCCAACCACGTGCTTCCCACGAGCGGCACGGCGGCGTTCTCGTCCGGGCTGAACGTGACCACGTTCCTGCGCGCCATCCAGGTGATCAACTACTCGGCGGCGGCGCTGGGGCAGGTCAGCGGACACATCGTCAGCCTGTCCGGCGCGGAGGACCTCCCGGCGCACGGCGACGCGGTCACTGTGCGGTTCCAAACCGGCCGCTGA
- the panB gene encoding 3-methyl-2-oxobutanoate hydroxymethyltransferase yields the protein MASSSSPDPSTSAEVPAPYGNGPMAAAAPPSETARKPLPRIRTHHLQQAKTSGEHFAMLTAYDQYTAEIFDQAGIEVLLVGDSASNNVFGNETSLPVTVDELLPLCRAVTRSSKRALVVADLPFGSYEVSPQQAVATGVRFLKEGLAHAVKLEGGKFYADTVRAMVQAGIPVMGHIGFTPQSEHSLGGYRVQGRGDDAARLVEDAAALTDAGAFCMLMEMVPAETAKAVDAAISVPTIGIGAGNATTGQVLVWQDMAGLRGGRMAKFVKQYADLRSVLSDAAKAYGDDVRSGQFPGPEHSF from the coding sequence ATGGCCTCAAGCAGCAGTCCCGATCCAAGCACGTCCGCTGAAGTACCTGCTCCCTACGGGAACGGCCCCATGGCAGCAGCAGCGCCGCCGTCGGAGACCGCACGGAAGCCGCTCCCCCGGATCCGCACGCACCACCTGCAGCAGGCGAAGACCAGCGGCGAACACTTCGCCATGCTCACGGCCTATGACCAGTACACGGCAGAGATCTTCGACCAGGCAGGCATCGAGGTCCTGCTGGTGGGCGACTCGGCATCCAACAATGTATTTGGCAACGAAACCAGCCTTCCCGTCACCGTCGATGAGTTGCTGCCCCTTTGCCGGGCGGTCACACGCTCCTCGAAGCGCGCCCTGGTGGTGGCGGATCTCCCCTTCGGCAGCTACGAGGTTTCGCCGCAGCAGGCTGTGGCCACGGGCGTTCGCTTCCTCAAGGAGGGCCTGGCGCACGCAGTGAAGCTCGAGGGCGGCAAGTTCTACGCCGACACGGTCAGGGCGATGGTCCAGGCCGGCATCCCGGTCATGGGCCACATCGGATTCACGCCCCAGAGTGAGCATTCCCTGGGCGGCTACCGCGTGCAGGGACGGGGCGACGACGCCGCGCGGCTTGTCGAGGACGCCGCGGCGCTGACCGACGCCGGCGCGTTCTGCATGCTGATGGAAATGGTTCCCGCGGAGACGGCAAAGGCCGTGGACGCTGCCATTTCAGTACCCACCATCGGCATCGGCGCAGGCAATGCGACCACGGGGCAGGTTCTGGTCTGGCAGGACATGGCCGGCCTCCGCGGGGGCAGAATGGCCAAGTTCGTCAAGCAGTACGCGGACCTCCGGTCCGTCCTGAGCGACGCGGCCAAGGCATATGGCGACGACGTTCGGTCGGGACAGTTCCCCGGCCCGGAGCATTCGTTCTAA
- a CDS encoding RluA family pseudouridine synthase: MSERVVVPEELDGTRVDAGLAKLMGMSRSSAATLIAEGNVVSGGKPVGKSAKLASGTVLHVTVPERRDPLEVVEEVVEGLKILLDDDDFVVVDKPVGVAAHPSPGWVGPTVVGGLAGAGYRISTSGSAERAGIVHRLDVGTSGVMVVAKTEPAYTALKRAFKERTVDKVYHAVVQGLPDPLQGTIDAPIGRHPGHDWRFAVIEDGRPSVTHYEVLEAFGKATLVEVHLETGRTHQIRVHFAALRHPCAGDLTYGADPRLAATLGLTRQWLHARELGFDHPRTGERVTVTSEYPEDLAYALEVLGTGKA; this comes from the coding sequence ATGTCTGAGCGGGTGGTGGTGCCCGAGGAGCTGGACGGGACCCGCGTGGACGCCGGCCTGGCCAAGCTGATGGGCATGTCCCGTTCGTCCGCCGCCACCCTGATAGCCGAGGGCAACGTCGTCAGCGGCGGCAAACCGGTGGGCAAGTCTGCCAAGCTCGCGTCCGGCACCGTGCTGCACGTGACGGTCCCCGAGCGCCGGGATCCCCTTGAAGTCGTGGAGGAAGTTGTGGAAGGCCTGAAGATCCTGCTGGATGACGACGACTTTGTGGTGGTCGACAAGCCGGTGGGGGTCGCGGCGCACCCGTCCCCGGGCTGGGTAGGACCCACCGTCGTCGGCGGACTCGCCGGGGCCGGTTACCGCATTTCCACCTCCGGCTCCGCCGAGCGCGCCGGCATCGTCCACCGCCTCGACGTCGGGACCTCCGGGGTCATGGTGGTGGCCAAGACAGAACCCGCCTACACCGCCCTGAAGCGGGCGTTCAAGGAACGCACCGTGGACAAGGTCTACCATGCGGTGGTCCAGGGCCTTCCGGATCCCCTGCAGGGCACCATCGACGCCCCGATCGGCCGGCATCCCGGCCACGACTGGCGCTTCGCCGTCATCGAGGACGGCCGGCCATCGGTGACGCACTACGAGGTCCTCGAGGCTTTCGGAAAGGCCACCCTGGTGGAGGTGCACCTGGAGACCGGCAGGACCCACCAGATCAGGGTCCATTTCGCGGCGCTCCGCCATCCGTGTGCCGGAGACCTCACCTACGGGGCCGACCCGCGGCTCGCCGCTACCCTAGGGCTCACCCGGCAGTGGCTGCACGCCCGTGAACTTGGCTTTGACCACCCGCGTACCGGGGAACGCGTCACCGTGACCAGCGAGTATCCCGAGGACCTCGCCTACGCATTGGAAGTCCTGGGTACGGGCAAGGCCTGA